A genomic window from Deltaproteobacteria bacterium includes:
- the rsfS gene encoding ribosome silencing factor has protein sequence MQKNIDAREIALWCVNAALEKKAKNLTLLNVKENSAFTDYFLICSGASDRQAQAIASSIREKMKKDGILPLGVEGESHGQWILMDYDDVVVHIFYEPVREFYDIERLWSEAPRMEVDENAIELTALDIGI, from the coding sequence GTGCAAAAAAATATTGATGCCAGAGAAATAGCCCTTTGGTGCGTAAATGCCGCGCTGGAGAAAAAGGCCAAGAATTTGACATTATTGAATGTAAAAGAAAATTCCGCTTTTACAGACTATTTTCTCATTTGTAGCGGCGCCTCGGACAGGCAGGCGCAGGCGATTGCCTCTTCCATCCGGGAGAAAATGAAAAAAGACGGGATACTCCCCCTGGGTGTGGAAGGTGAAAGTCACGGCCAGTGGATCCTGATGGATTATGATGACGTGGTTGTTCATATTTTTTACGAACCGGTACGGGAATTTTACGATATTGAAAGGCTGTGGTCGGAGGCGCCCCGCATGGAAGTGGACGAGAATGCCATCGAGTTGACTGCCCTGGACATAGGAATATAG
- the der gene encoding ribosome biogenesis GTPase Der: protein MKPVIAIIGRSNVGKSTFFNRLSEKKKAIVINVPGATRDRNYADCTWDDKPFLLIDTGGFEPAATTQILVQMREQTQLAIEEADIIIFLMDGRDGLLPADREVAQILRGVGKPVFIAVNKVDGPRHEGLVPEFYELGIDKVYTLSALHGLGFDELMRDVAAALPAAVEANAEEEPWIRLAVVGKPNVGKSSLVNKILGYERTIVNPLPGTTRDAIDTRFTVHGKDYVLVDTAGIRRKSRVSLTLEKYSVIQAVKTIDRCDIALLLIDAEEGITEQDAKIAGLIFERGVACIIVVNKWDKVEKDNHSVGKYVEDIHDVLKFMDFSPIIFVSALSGQRVVKIFDLVEKVYEQFNRRVNTAELNRIVSEIVARNPPARYQGKEQKISYVTQVSTRPPTFIFFVKEPKVIHFSYERFLLNQLREAFGFDQAPIRIFFRRKNIKE from the coding sequence ATGAAGCCAGTTATTGCCATTATCGGCAGGTCCAATGTAGGGAAATCAACCTTCTTCAATCGGTTGTCAGAGAAGAAAAAAGCGATTGTCATCAACGTGCCGGGTGCGACCAGGGACCGTAATTATGCCGATTGCACCTGGGACGACAAACCCTTTCTGCTGATTGATACGGGAGGCTTTGAACCGGCCGCCACAACGCAGATCCTCGTCCAGATGCGGGAGCAGACGCAACTCGCCATCGAAGAAGCGGACATTATTATTTTCCTGATGGACGGCCGGGACGGGTTGCTGCCGGCGGATCGGGAGGTGGCCCAAATCTTGAGAGGAGTGGGAAAACCCGTTTTTATCGCGGTCAACAAGGTAGATGGTCCGCGTCACGAAGGATTAGTTCCGGAATTTTATGAGTTGGGAATTGACAAGGTTTATACCTTGTCGGCGCTCCATGGCCTGGGTTTCGATGAGCTGATGCGGGATGTGGCCGCCGCGCTTCCCGCCGCAGTTGAGGCTAATGCCGAGGAAGAACCATGGATCAGGCTGGCCGTAGTTGGTAAGCCAAACGTGGGGAAGTCTTCCCTGGTAAATAAAATCCTGGGCTATGAACGAACCATTGTGAATCCGCTGCCCGGCACCACCCGGGATGCGATTGACACCCGCTTTACCGTGCATGGCAAGGACTATGTGCTGGTGGATACGGCCGGAATCAGACGCAAAAGCCGCGTCAGCCTCACACTGGAAAAATACAGCGTCATCCAGGCGGTGAAGACTATTGACCGTTGCGACATCGCCCTGCTGCTCATTGATGCGGAAGAAGGCATAACGGAACAGGACGCCAAGATTGCGGGCCTGATCTTTGAAAGAGGCGTGGCCTGCATCATCGTCGTCAACAAATGGGACAAGGTGGAGAAAGACAACCACAGCGTGGGCAAGTATGTGGAAGATATTCATGACGTCCTGAAATTCATGGATTTTTCCCCGATTATCTTCGTTTCCGCCCTGAGCGGCCAGCGGGTGGTCAAGATATTTGACCTCGTAGAGAAGGTTTATGAGCAATTCAACCGGAGAGTAAATACGGCGGAACTGAACCGGATAGTCAGCGAAATAGTGGCCCGAAATCCCCCGGCGCGCTATCAGGGGAAGGAGCAAAAGATCAGTTATGTGACCCAAGTGTCCACCCGGCCGCCGACCTTCATCTTCTTCGTCAAGGAACCCAAGGTGATCCATTTTTCCTATGAACGCTTCCTGCTGAACCAGCTCCGGGAGGCCTTCGGTTTTGACCAGGCGCCGATCAGGATTTTTTTCCGGCGGAAGAACATCAAGGAGTGA
- a CDS encoding sugar phosphate isomerase/epimerase, whose amino-acid sequence MQKIIKNVQIHVPFRLLTTEHLSLVIKEKINPEISFNCTDLETWPKSVFLEVAKRLAEAELAVTFHAPFIDLRPGAIDPKIRQVTEDRLQQVFDLVPYFHPLTVVCHPSFDEKYYDSHNQTWLENSIETWSHFLPLAEEGKTIIALENVYETDPAPLTELLGALASPRIRFCFDTGHCNFFSRAPFATWIEAMGPYLSQLHIHDNSGLADDHAPVGEGNFPFTELFAMLRERNLSPLVTLEPHTLTDLWKTVLNVKMMDLPDRTGKNEIRNS is encoded by the coding sequence ATGCAAAAGATAATAAAAAATGTCCAGATCCACGTACCTTTTCGTCTCCTGACGACCGAACATTTGAGCTTGGTCATTAAGGAAAAAATCAACCCGGAAATAAGCTTCAATTGCACGGATCTGGAAACCTGGCCAAAGTCTGTTTTTTTAGAGGTGGCCAAACGGCTTGCTGAGGCGGAGCTTGCGGTCACCTTTCATGCCCCTTTCATAGACTTGCGGCCCGGCGCAATTGACCCGAAAATTCGGCAAGTTACCGAAGACCGCCTGCAGCAGGTATTTGACCTGGTCCCTTATTTCCACCCCTTGACCGTGGTTTGCCATCCCTCCTTTGATGAAAAATACTATGATTCCCACAATCAGACCTGGCTGGAAAACAGCATCGAGACCTGGAGCCATTTTTTACCGCTGGCGGAAGAAGGAAAAACGATCATTGCCCTGGAAAATGTTTATGAAACGGACCCGGCACCCCTGACCGAGCTTTTGGGCGCGCTTGCTTCGCCCCGGATACGTTTTTGTTTTGACACGGGTCACTGCAATTTTTTTTCCCGCGCCCCCTTTGCCACCTGGATAGAAGCAATGGGCCCCTATCTGAGTCAGTTGCACATACATGACAACAGCGGTTTAGCCGACGACCATGCCCCGGTGGGAGAGGGAAATTTTCCTTTTACGGAATTATTCGCAATGCTCCGCGAGCGTAATCTTTCGCCGTTGGTCACCCTGGAGCCTCATACGCTGACCGACCTCTGGAAAACCGTCTTAAACGTCAAGATGATGGATCTGCCGGACAGAACAGGCAAAAATGAAATTCGGAATTCATAA
- a CDS encoding ABC transporter permease produces the protein MISYIVKRLLFMIPLLIGITIICFVVMHLAPGSPTDMETQMNPRVSAEMKERLRAMYDLDKPLHQQYLIWVKKLLVLDLGTSFSSDHRPVTDKILERLPITISLNVLSMILIMIIAIPIGVFSAVHQNSFFDRITSVFVFTGFAMPTFWLALLLMILFGVQLGWLPISGIRSLNYEYLPAGMAFLDLIKHLIMPVLLSAFGGLAGFSRYMRANMLEVIRQDYITTARAKGLPEWIVIYKHALRNALLPLVTILGLSVPGLIGGSVIFETIFAIPGMGQLFYMAVMSRDYPTVMGILFIGAVLTLLGNLIADISYALVDPRIRVS, from the coding sequence ATGATCAGTTACATCGTCAAAAGATTGCTCTTCATGATTCCCCTGTTAATCGGGATCACCATTATCTGCTTTGTGGTCATGCATCTGGCCCCCGGCTCTCCCACGGACATGGAAACTCAGATGAATCCGCGCGTATCGGCCGAGATGAAAGAACGTCTGCGGGCCATGTACGACCTGGACAAGCCCTTGCACCAACAGTATCTGATCTGGGTAAAGAAGCTCCTGGTGCTGGATTTGGGGACCTCATTTTCCTCCGATCACCGGCCCGTTACCGATAAAATCCTCGAGCGGCTGCCGATCACCATCTCCCTGAACGTACTTTCCATGATACTAATCATGATCATTGCCATCCCCATCGGCGTCTTTTCAGCCGTGCATCAGAATTCCTTCTTCGATAGAATAACGAGCGTCTTCGTCTTCACGGGCTTCGCGATGCCCACCTTCTGGCTGGCGCTCCTTTTGATGATCCTTTTCGGGGTGCAGTTGGGCTGGTTGCCGATTTCCGGCATCCGCTCCCTGAATTATGAATACCTTCCCGCCGGCATGGCCTTCCTTGATCTGATCAAGCATCTGATCATGCCCGTACTGCTCTCGGCCTTTGGCGGACTGGCCGGTTTTTCGCGCTATATGCGGGCCAACATGCTGGAAGTGATCCGGCAGGATTACATCACGACCGCCCGGGCCAAAGGGTTGCCGGAATGGATAGTGATTTACAAGCACGCCCTCCGGAATGCCCTGCTCCCCCTAGTTACCATCCTCGGTCTTTCCGTCCCCGGCCTGATCGGCGGCAGTGTGATTTTTGAGACAATTTTTGCCATCCCGGGCATGGGGCAGCTCTTCTATATGGCGGTGATGTCACGCGATTATCCCACCGTGATGGGTATCCTCTTTATCGGCGCCGTACTGACCCTGTTGGGAAATCTCATCGCCGACATCTCCTACGCCCTGGTTGATCCCCGGATCAGGGTCTCGTAA